Within Anthonomus grandis grandis chromosome 19, icAntGran1.3, whole genome shotgun sequence, the genomic segment tttctcatttttaaaacgtatttttaattgcctttaaaatgaggtatcacacttttaaccgaccctgtaactcttacggtttccgagatcccaatggtcacctTCGaatctgggacaccctgtacagggCAATCAAGTACAAtgcagtaattttattattgtctgttgcattttcttttaaactgaAACTACAGGTTTActtaatcatatttaaaattcatgcaataacttgtgattttttaaaagtttaatataatataattttacctATTACCGTGCGTAAAATACTCACATTACACACTTCTCAGGGCTtataaagttttactttttacgcactagtacttaaagtaatttggtatttttattattttttttatgttttcttcagtagtagaaaaaattttgtatgcTACACCTGTGTAAAACTCCCTTTTTTTAAGCATAAGTCGTAGGCGAAtgcaacataaaaaattaaattatgtcaagcctaaaaaagttatggagttTTTTAGGCCTAGCTAATTTTAAAGATCCAGTATTAATAATTAGAGACAACACGTACATTTCAACTTAAAATTATACAGTCAgttgaaattataaataataaatatattttatagtaataaattaataaatatttagtttgtttgttaGTTTGTTAGTCTGCCTTAAATAAAAACAGACCATAATAAtagttgttttgtttttgtcttgTCGTTGGTTATTTGATAACCAAGCTGCTAAATGaattaataaacaacaaaacataCCCAACATTTTTAACATCTTTAATTCAGCAACTGTTTCAAAATTTGGACCGCCAAGACAAGTATAAACCCCTTCGTGGACATTTTTTCCTAAACCGATATCGTCAGCCACCTTTTTTGCCAACTTAACAACGTCTTGATTATAGGCTTGATTCATAGGCGGAAATCTGGGTCCAAATCTTTCATCGTTAGGTCCTTGTAGGGGATTATTACCCGCAAAACCCATTATATTAATATGGTCCTTCATCAACATAATGTCACCAACTTTAAACTCATCGCTTAGGCCTCCTGCAGCATTTGTTATAATAAGGTGAGAAAcgcctaaaaaaatatatttttgttaatttaatcatttatttattgaaatgtttatttatatattgatCAATTCGGAAGTGGGGTTAATACGAACATTAATagagtttaattaattattaatatggtATTTTGTACATGGTAGTATTAATGTAATTACATTAATACTACCATATATATGCGAAAAGGTGATAGATAATAGGCTAAATGGTGACCGTAAAAATTTGCGTCGGATAGATGGCCAACCGCTCAGAATgcgtaaatataattttacaggcAGGTTGCGAGTACAACTCGGTACCTTAGGTCAACCCTCCATATTAATTATTGTAGAATAAGCTGTTGTCAACAAATATAtctgataaattttaattttcatagtaTTGccttatattatttgtttttatttagacTTTGCTTAGTTTAGATTAATTGAGACCTAATAATAATTCTTGATTTTATACGTAGAGactattttttctgttttttaagctTACtggaaaagataaaaatataaaagagtctaaaattacaataatatgaGATACAATTAAAATCAAGTAAAATGCAATAACAATTACTTATAACCTAGTGATTTAGTTTATCATGAAAACTTGAAAATGTGTGAGTCTGCTAAAGGTTGTATTGTTTGGAATATGTTAGAGCAGGATCCTAAAAcaggtaaaatttaaaaaatcccgATGGAAGAAAAATTCTGCTCATATTAGTTTTCCAATTtgctttgaatattttttaaaaatgtaccttttcgtaaggataaaaaaattaaggagttGGGTGTATATCTATATTGTTTATTTGCCAGTTTTTAAAACAACATAAATAAGTATTTACACTCATAAAGAGGCTAGATATCTTTTACCTTTCACGTAGCTTATTAACTACGAGTACTAACAGTAAAGTACGATATTTGAACCACCAACCATACAAAAATTAGGCCTAGCCGAGCCACACTAATTCAACATTAAATAAGGCAATGAGTATTTTCCCCCTTAATAAACTGAGCACATCTTACCCAATCCTATTTATCCAGCAAGATGCTTATTTTATCTGCTTGACGtagttcatttatttaaatgtatttttaataattagaaaaatactGCCTTTTCATTTATAAAGAAATGGCATGATCCATCATCTAGAGAcagacaaaatattaaattaaccttataataaaatctctaGGCTCTCTAAAGCTCTTTGGTAGTACATTACAACCATTTCAACAAGTTAGTGCATACTTTCTAAGTCTTGGTGGAAGATAATTAATGGAAAAACCTCCCTTaagttaaaacatttattaaataaagtaccAAGAACACTTAGCCATAACAATATTACCAGCCTCTAATCATGATCGTAATTTGCTTAAATACGTAAAATGTTAAATGGGCTATATTCTTGGATTTcatctaattttctaattttttaaatttcctatcATAACGTACAAACACTGTACTACGTTATACTATTTACGGACTCCTTCAAGTTGAATATTGTTTGACTGAGTTATTAGGTAAATTTCAAGCACATCTATTGGTATAGTCTTTTGGATAATATAGGAAATTCGCTGGAAGTCAATACCATATCTCAGTTTGCCAGTTATTTGAATAAGAACAGAGGCTTAGGCTATATTGTCACTTGAATATAAACATTATGGAGATATTAACATAAACACATAGAGCTGCCCGATTGTGAGACCCTGAttgaaaatacatattattatgaaaatgtaaatacgtaaattattcttctagcTTTTGTACTATTATATTCATATTTGATAGTTAacagttgattcgtagggtttatttagggttctacttacgtttggtttaatattttcgccatagtgtctagtttttaattaattaaaagaggGTTAAAaagcacatctccaattttaacgtATCCGATACCTGGACaaagacattttattttagatacagATGCAAGCAATGTTGGAATTGGAGCTCTCCTATCACAGAAATATGacgatggcgagcaagtgataaCTTATTTTAGTAAAATGCTATCAAagccagaaagaaactattgtgtcatcAGACGAGAGttattggcagcagtaaaagctattgaacatttccataaatatttatatgaaaatccTCTTCTCTGAAAAGGCTGTTGCACTTCAAAAACCctgaaggacaaatagcaatgTGGCTTCAGCGATTACAATCACGTTACGATAGAACATAGAGAAGACCCtgcattgaaacatgtcaatattgtcttaaaaaggaatcaaaacagcattcAGAGATACTTACTtataatcgtattggccttaaCAGTCCTGAAGAGTGGGACGCAATTAGTTTAATTCAGGATCAGtttgatgacccagtatttggtcttatttacaaACTGAAGTCTCgggaaatttcaaaaccagaatggaaagaatctccaaaactaaaagcttattggtctcaatggaatttgttggttatacaagatgcaTTGTTTAAAACTGTCAGTCTGTCaaatctgacagtccttcctccaAAGCGGATTCCAGAAGTTCTTAAAGCTGTCCATGGCGGTGTTGgtggaggacattttggaggtAGTTACTgttacatatacatatattggccatttaaatacatttgcaaTAACTATGGTTATTTCCTAAACggatcaaaattttataattattgaaacctATAGAATTATGGTTGATTTTTCTATGGAGATTACACTTTCTTATAAGCCCAAACCCTGTTTGCTTTCTACTTTTATAACCACTATTCTAAGACTTtgataaatgtattaaattatattaaaatatttcaaatttgaatacaTTAAGTTAAAGTGTTATGACCTCAAAAGAAAAACTGTAACAAACTGCAAGGCttggtaattaatttttttcctgtagAAGGGTGAACTATCCCGAAATGGTTATTCTGTTAGTCCtgcaacaaaaacaattattgagGAACTGATAAAAACGACTTTTAAACTTTGGTATTGAAAACCCTGGAAGTATTTGGTAAGAAATTGCGTCATTTAGATTTCACTTAGATATGCCATTGGATAACATATTACAAAAGGAAAATTGGTGAAATaccaaatatttctttaaattttactgCAAAGATGTAGAGCAGATAGCTCAATTAGATATTATTGATTCAAATggctataaaatattttaactacttTCTCTTGTTAATGGTAGCTCAATTTATATTGATCATCTATGTTATATTTGATACTAAATAAAAGGtttatttgacatattttctgTCTTTAATAAGCCAGTAGATTACAAACACATCTCACAAAGGTCAAACATTTGCACAAAAACaaactataaatttttgtcccaagataaaaaaacatttataaaagtCTTGCCGAagtcaaagtttactgaataaaatatttagtattttattcagtaaactgtTATGAAGCCGAAGTTTAATCCTTTATTTTAAGATCTTGCCAGCTAATCATCTAGCGGGCGCGAAACAAGAAGTATGAGTAAAACAAGCCGAATATAGCGCACATACACTTCAATGTATTTAAATGTTCTTATTTTTACTAGTATTTATATTACGAAAAGTAGGTAAATCATATATCTGCATAAAGGCATAGAAAATATGCGAAACAAAATACAACAAACGCGAAAATAACGGAGAGGACAGGCCTACATTCTTGAAATACCTTATGTAAATTATATCTAGGTTTATTGTAGTTATACTTACCCAATAGTTTCATGACCCTAATTGGCATACAACATTTCCATAATGGGTAACCTTCATAGTAATGAAATCGGCCCTTCATACAAATGGTAGGTTGACCCGATAAATGTCCAAATACCAATGAACCTGCGTGGCCTTTGACAGTACTTTGTGGAAAATGTGGAATTGTGCTGTAGGGAATTTCAATGGGATCCACTAAACATTCTGCCAAAGATCCTGAAATAGCACCAAgtgaattgaaaatttaaatgaaaattgggaaaataaaatttgagcataatttttaattttaattttttttaacttattttggTTTAACCAAAGGCAAACAATCAGTTTCAAATCTaagcaaaaattcaaaaaagaaacaTCAGTTTTGTAGGCACATAATTACTGGATTAATGAAAAAAGAGTAATCAGCCTTAAGCTAGGTTTAcaaggagaagctacagaaatactGAGAATGGTGTTATTTAAGGATCAGCTTAACTACGACGTAATGTACCCTAAAGATGAGATATAGCGAGGTCGTCTACAATAAGTATACCAGGCCTAATTAAAAAGAAGACAACACCATtttctcgattagtaaatctggctcaACTTTCCTCCCCAACGGAGATTCCCATGCAAATCTCTTTATTGACGGAGTAAGAGATCCCAGATATTAACCACGCCTCAAGGATGActctataaaaatatcttagaaACTTTGGTTCATTgacagaaaaaacaaaaaaatttcgaCTTCATGAGTTGCAAGCTGGCTAGGCCAAGCTCCACTCTCtactgagatttttttttcgagaGAATGGTGAATTTGAAAGGTCTTTTGATTGTGGTCATTTGATTAACACTTGCAACCCGATGAGAACACTGGCTTATGTTCTAAAGTATTGGCAGCCATGAAGAATGTGGATTGAATTCGCTTACATAAGGTCAGGTCAGCAAATTGTGAAAAAGCGGCTACAAGAGTGTCACTTTACAATTGAATATAGAAAAGCCGAATATTGGCGAATATATAAATTGAAATGATAAGAGGTGTGTCACGATCACCCTGATGACCCAGTTTTATCCTCTTTCTGAATTTGTGACATATCTTCagaattaaaactttattgatTATAGAAGAagcactgttaaaaaaaatctaaaagaacgtagtagaaaaagaaaacagaTATCTGCATGTTTTTCTTTTCAGCGATTGTTCCAGATATTCTTGAAACTTATCATGGCAGTGACGGCGCAGGACATTTTAGAGTAAAAATGTTGGCAAAAGTATGAGATAAGTTTTATGGATTAGGAAAAATTACTATCTGAAAATTGGGGTACTTTGAGCCTGAGGTTTATCCCattccaaaataaaaaggaatagctgaagtgctgtttcAGACGTGAATATGCTGGTTTCCAAAGGACCTTTAGACCAAGAAAGGAATTTcgagttaaaaatatttcaacaagtATACCAGTTATCGGGAGCTATTAAGTCTCGTATAAATCTCTACACCCTCATTTTGATAGAATAGTCGAGAGATTAATTTGCACTTTTAAAACCGATTTAAGAATTGCGGTAAACTTTAAGCAAACTAACTGGGACATCTGTCAATCATTCCTAAGTATGTAGAACTCTTCTACTATCGTATAGAGGTTCTACCAGTCTAGTGGaaaaaagttcgacaaaaaggccaattctaccggttttaatcctggggcaGACcctatttacataaattattctatatatatatatatatatatatatatatatatttagctTTAATTCTCGACACCGATAACCTAGTCTGCTGTCGCAAAGGTGCCGCTGGCGGAGCTTTTCTGAGGTACcgcaaaatagattatttataGAGGTAATAAACAAACGTAACAAACAGCTAGAGAACGAACCAAATCGGATggtattttgtaaataaatgagGAAACATATCAACAGCGGTGAAATAttcatagaaaatattttattcaaaatcctGGTAGTTGAGGTAGCATTTCTAAATTATTCCATAGGTTTTGTTGTTTATCTaggaaacaattaaatttaGACAGTCAACGAAAGTCACGTGACAGTATTGTAAACTGATGATGACAATAAAAAGAGTGTGTCCTTGACATAAAAGATTATTTCTGGGAAAAGTATGTTCGAGGCTAGTGTGTGTTCCTGAGCTTcgtgataatatttttttcttaatttctttttctttatatacATTACAATGTATTTGTTGTAGTAGGTTACTCTACGGAAAAAACTTTGTATATATCAACAAGACGGTTCTCCTACTCACATTTCAAACATGGTTGGCAACTTGTTACAAGCTACCTTCACTGACCGCATTATTAGCACAAAggacatatttaaattttaatgtggTCCTAGATCGTCAGATTTATctcaaaatgattttttcctttggAGATATATCACGAAGAAAATTTATAGGTTCAGTCATAAGTGAGCCTCAAATTTAAATGAACTTCTTACCAAGGTACGTGAAGCactgaataatattttaatcacaTTATGGAAGAAGACGCGTGGAGAGTTCTACAACCGGCTGGGATTGTAGTAGAAGGGAACAAGGCGGTAGCATTTTTGAACCTCTAATTAAAGAATATATCTTTGTATAAGTTTGTTGATGAGAAAatagtagtattgttttgctcaatccacaataaaaaatttttgtaaaaacataaatgtgCACATAATATGGCATATAGCAGTTCCGCATAATTATTTCCGAACTAGCGGCGCCATATCTGTCAAGCGATATGCGTGAATTAATTCGAGACTCCGCCTCGGACCTAAATGACCATAGTCTAAATAGTCCTTTAAATTACCCTACagctttattaataatatcaaagATATGTGTATATTTACCTAATCCTGATCCACAAATAATTCCAACTTTTGGAGTAAAAGGAACTCGTTTTTGTAAATACTGGACGGTTTCTTGAAGCATATCATATGTATACCTAAAAgttaaataagaattattattgagttaaattttgaattcgagctataataaaaaaatatcagtagAATGCTAATAAgttatattgtataaattttaaataaagatatttgaaGAACGAAACGAATGAAGATTCCTTCGAgacaataaaatacaaattaacaGATTATCGTTAATTTGTATTCGATATTGTATTTGTAATGATTATCGACAACAGACCCAAATAGAACTAAAAATCTAATTTCTTCTACACGGCGGGAACACGATAATTTCTTTGCTCTTAgagtaaaacaaaataaaatgagCATGTATAAACATATCTCATAATTATGCTGCtgatatcttaaaaaactgCAGTTTTTTATGTATTCAGTTGCTTTCTGACACTTCTAAAAACAATACTGTTGTTGCAAGATAACTAAAGATCAAGTAGCTATCGCAGCTTTCTTGGACATAGAGGGAACATTGAACAATATTCTTCCAACCTCACTTTATATGAATGTCCACTGGCAAGATGGGTCAACTTATATATCTGTGACTTGATCAATGTGAGATAAAAGAACTTCTGTGGTCTTTACTAGTCGGTAACATGCTAACCTGCCTGTTGTGCTTAAGTGCCTATTGACTCAGACCCCTCCTATCAAAAGGTAAAACTATATCACTGAACAAGAATTAGAAATCGAAGTGTTTTTTAAGTGAAGAGTTTTGTAAAGTGTTTTAGTCGTTTGATATAATATACATTacatatattatacaaaaatatacattttgttTGACTCATTGATTTAGTGTTTCTGGAGAAATccaagagataaaaaaattataagtaatttttaatatttaattttatttattttgataatgaaattttaaaatattcataataaacgGTTAAGTCAACTTGTATTTtcttattcaataaatatttcttttatctcgtaatttaaatatttctttattttcgaTTTTAGTAAAAATGAAAGGATATCGAAAAGAAGAATCGAGCTCAGAGTAACTAATTATAAATTCAtcacaacaatatagattttactttAACACTACACCGTTTACACTTTTAGGATTTTTAGTTTAACTTATGCTTAGACCTACTTTAACCTTAGTAAAGTATAAGTATATTCATAAGATATGATGAACGTTGGAAATTGTTAAACCTCTAAGAATGACATCAAAGATACACAATAAGGATATATCCTGAAAATGCTATTTATAGCCGGATATtgttagattaaatattataatatattatataattataatatattaacttttaataCAGTTTTGTAGAATACTATATAGATTTGATTGGGGTTGTTTGTATTTGTTTCATAAGTAGCTAGTATATTATAACAGTTAGGatcaaattattaacattatgttttttaagttgCCATCTTTACCGAATGAGCAATTGGGGCTACGAAGGATTTGCAATTTGTGTAAGTGATAAATGCGAGTAGCCCGCTGTACAgttcttatttgaaaaaataataatagctCTTATGTCCTGATACTATAAAAAATCATCTATAAAATTTCCTACTAAAACCAGCATTCTTGTAATGCCTGTCTTTAATTTCCTCTCCATCTAGTTTTCCATTTTTCccagtatttaattttaatctcttAGGCCTTCAAGCTTTCAGAATTCGAATCAGAGTTTAAAATTTCAGAATTCTCccagaatttttatattattctttctGCTTACTTGCAActttatttctttcttctttaGCATGACCtaatttccaggcaattttaattttaaagtttctgactcctttttttattaatttatttatcggAATATATGTGATCAAATTTTGCGAGATTGGTATTTTTATAGTCTAGAAATTTCAAGTATGCATCCTCATCTCTCTTATACCCATATTTATATGAATGGGATTTTGGACATTTAGTATGTTCTATTGTACACATAACATGATAGCCTTGGATGTTTATCTATTTTCTCTCTATAGTTTTTTCTCTGTTTAGGTTCCTTATATGCAATTTGAGTATATGTTGGTACTGATTTTTGAGAGTAGCCTCATCTTCCTAATCTTTATTTTAGCTTTTCTTGAACAATATTAATACAAATtcataaatcaaaacaatattactttatgctttagacaattttaaaaaagaagaaataaaaaactctgGTGTCAGCTCTCACCCAGATGGAGCGTGCATAAATCATTGTTTTTGTGCTGCATGATCAGTTCGAAATTTCGACATTAAAGTTTTTCATGTTTGTCAcctcaatatcaataaaatgggAACAATAAAATCGAATGAGCCCCGATACCAACAGAGGTGATTGGAATCCCAGTCATACTAGACACAAGCCGTATGGCGTCTACTGGTTGCATAAAAGATCCCATCCACAAGACTCAGTTCAATCAGGGGAAGAAACTATGGCATAAATGAAGAGCACCAAATCTCGTTTCACAGGTTCTAGAAACTAATTATTAATGaggataaaaagtttatagTGTTTAGaactttattttctaaattaaatatctacAGCGAAAATGGGATGCCAAGAatgccaaattaaaaataataaaatcaaatggcGTGGATATAGGGATGACAATGGCAGCCGAAACAAAAAGTAAATCGGCAAAacataagttaaaaaatagagTACATCTATCTATCTGAGAATGAATGAAAAGGCTCTATTTGTAATGCATCACAAAATAACGTGTCGCGCCATCTTTCCATCAAGAAGACAACCTCAAAGCAACACGAGCAACAAAAACAACCTTTCATTTAACTATCTTTTCTAAACGGGGATTTTTTATGATGTATATCAATCAGCTGATATATTCGCAGCGGTTTAGGTCGTTACaggactattaaaaaaataaaccatcATATCTAAATtatcaagaaattaaatttagacCATATTTAACTATAGACCAAATAAAGAAGACTAACTTCCGAACATATAACAAAAGTTACATTTGaattaataattgaataaaaattattgggcctataattttttccatttttacagtttttagtGTTTGAATTTTAGGTGAGattttttagagtttatttagttttgtttatgtttatcaagagtagttttattttgataaaatcgAGCTGTATCTGTTAATACTATTATGCACTATATTGCTGAGTGTATTTATTTCCAATTACAAGGTATGAAACGTTTTATTacgaaattaattattagataatTAGGTCCAAATATTATGCAGTAGGTTCAGACAATGGATGTGCAGACAGATGTGTGTCAGAAAATGGAATGTGCAGACAATGGATCATGAAGTTGTGTTAAAATTTTGCGTAGAATCGGAAAATTAGGTAGTAGAATCGAAAATGATAGTAACTTTCATCTCTACTACTGTTGTGATATCTTACAAATCTATCTTTCTAATAGAGATTTGAAACAGATCTATGATTTTTACTTGGGACACTTTTTGAATTATTGTCTATGAATTATTAAGGGGGTCCAGGACTTTTTTAAGACACGGTATATGGTCTgctatatattttcttaagctGCAACTCAAACTAGAGCTCAAAAACCAAACCCATTTAAGAATATTATCAGTGTTCAAATTGGTCCACATAAGTGTACATTATAGGACGAATACGGGGTTCTAAGTGTCAAATAAAGGTCCATTTGATATCATTTggacaatttttagaaattgcATTAGATAGTGGTCCAATGGTTTAggatattttacttattttattaataattactcGTTGGTTTTTCTGCTGttcataaaaatgaaaaattctacAATATATTTCTTTACTCTTATACTTACGACTTTATATGAATGCGTTGTTTATTTACGTATACGGACTAAATGgatatctaatttaataaggGTTTGTATTGTTATCGATATCTATACAATGTCTGAATATATTTTAGGGTAATTCCGATATAATAAAGATTTGCAAAAAGCCTTTGTTGCTTTAAAAGTCTGAATAGTGTTTTTATACTGTGATCTTTTTAGACGAAGCACCTCATATAATTTGAGTAGAACTTCATAGGTAGGTTCGTTTGAACTGTgaataaaaaacttcttttcacacaattttaaattaatagataacttatttttaataacactaATAAGTGGaagaaaaaagtatatatttttcaatcaCTGTCTCTCTCCcactcattttaaaaatttttgtttcatgtttTTTACATTGCCTTTAAAGATGGAAAATTTGAAGGACGTCaacatttgccaaattttcccaGGCACACAAAATTCTTACcacatattattttaacttaatggAAGAAGTCATCCTCAAACCTGTACCAACATTTTCTTCCGCGATAGACCATTT encodes:
- the LOC126747547 gene encoding purine nucleoside phosphorylase-like, giving the protein MTSTVKVSRNNNGVSNGCAHNGSTGVKNHGILEQNADAEHGFRYTYDMLQETVQYLQKRVPFTPKVGIICGSGLGSLAECLVDPIEIPYSTIPHFPQSTVKGHAGSLVFGHLSGQPTICMKGRFHYYEGYPLWKCCMPIRVMKLLGVSHLIITNAAGGLSDEFKVGDIMLMKDHINIMGFAGNNPLQGPNDERFGPRFPPMNQAYNQDVVKLAKKVADDIGLGKNVHEGVYTCLGGPNFETVAELKMLKMLGADAVGMSTVHEVVTANHCDMIVFAFSLITNKCVISYETNQKPNHEEVIDVGKQREGLLQTFVSEMIKQMFQNTE